From Pseudomonadota bacterium:
TAAGACGAATTGAAAAATATGGTGACTAAAATGACTAAATCTCTGTTTGTTGCGTTTTCCTCTGTGCTTCTCTGTTCATCAATTGCCCAGGCCGGCAATTTTACCCTTGGGTTTAATGATTATAGTCTGCAGGCGAGTTTGAGCCAGGTGGTCAGTCAGGATGATCGGGGCCGGTCGGTTCTTCGGGTGGATGGACTGTATAACGACCGGGAGGATTCCAAACTGTTTTCAGCGGCATTGGAAGTCAGTGGTCCGCTCGGCAACACCGGCCTTGAGCTTGGTGCCGGGATCAAGGGCTATTATGTCAAGATCAACAAACTTGATATTGCGGCGGGCGGTCTTGGCGCTCTTGCCGCTTTTACCCCGCCGGGAGTTCCCAAGCTGAAGTTTGCCGGCAATGTCTATTATTGTCCCAAGGTTTTCACCTCTCTCGATGGGGATCGGATGCTCTCTTCCGGGGTGACCGCATCGTATGAGATCGCTTCCCGGGCCGTGGTTTTCCTGGGGTACACCGATACCCGGGCCGATATGGAAAACAACCAGGAGTGGAAGATCGATCGCGGTTTCAGAGGTGGTCTGGCCCTTGAATTCTAAAGGGAATCAGACAGGTGTCATTATTGAATCTGGTTGAGTCCGACGGACTCAGCTTTCTGCAGTTCTCATCTTTGTCTGAATCGGGGCTTACCCATGGCGTGTTCAGTCGGCATGGTGGGGTAAGCCCTTCTCCTTTTCGTTCTCTGAATACCAGTTACGGGGTAGGTGACAGCGAGGCGAATGTTGCCGCAAACCGGCAGCGGTTCAAAGAGGCGCTTGGCGTTGGTACCCTGGTCTCGGCCGTGCAGGTCCATGGCGGAAAAGTCCTTGATGTGACGGAAGAGCCGGAGGGTGATCTTGAGGTTGCAGGATATGACGCCCTGATCACCCGCTGTAATATTGGACTGATGATCCAGCAGGCCGATTGCCAGGCGGTGCTGTTCTTTGCCCCCGACCGGCGGGTTATCGGTATTGCCCATGCCGGGTGGAAGGGGAGTGTGGTCGGGATTCTCGGTGAAACGGTGGCACTGATGGTTGAGAATTACGGGGTTGATTCCGCCAGGATCAAAGCCGCGATCAGCCCTTCACTCGGAGCTTGCTGTGCGGAATTTGTCAATTATCGGCAGGAGCTTCCGGGGTGGATGCATGGCTATCAGGTTGCCCCGAATTATTTTGATTTTCAGGCCATCAGCCGGGCGCAGCTTGTCGAGGCCGGTCTGGCCAAGGAGAATATCAGTGCCGCCCCGATCTGCACCCGCTGCAGCCCTGATTATTTTTCGTACCGGCGGACGAAAACGACCGGGCGCTTTGCTTCGGTGATCGGCCTTGCATGCGGAAGCTAG
This genomic window contains:
- a CDS encoding polyphenol oxidase family protein — protein: MQFSSLSESGLTHGVFSRHGGVSPSPFRSLNTSYGVGDSEANVAANRQRFKEALGVGTLVSAVQVHGGKVLDVTEEPEGDLEVAGYDALITRCNIGLMIQQADCQAVLFFAPDRRVIGIAHAGWKGSVVGILGETVALMVENYGVDSARIKAAISPSLGACCAEFVNYRQELPGWMHGYQVAPNYFDFQAISRAQLVEAGLAKENISAAPICTRCSPDYFSYRRTKTTGRFASVIGLACGS